The Chitinophaga sp. H8 genome contains a region encoding:
- the tilS gene encoding tRNA lysidine(34) synthetase TilS — protein sequence MQQTILTSFKSYVSQEQLFDTSQPILLAVSGGIDSVVLTHLFSKADFSFAIAHCNFQLRGEESLRDEHFVQQLALRYQVPFYTVRFDTHDYTTAHKVSVQVAARELRYKWLEEIRQQQGYHFIATAHHMQDNVETVLMNFCKGTGIAGMHGILPRQGHIIRPLLFTQKEVLLDYGKAEQLDYVEDSSNTTDKYTRNFFRHQVIPQIQSAFPGAVTNMAGTIHRLKEAEILYQQAVVVHKKRLLVKKDNTWMIPVLKLQKTIPLQTIAYEIFREFSCSPSQTEQVLALLGSESGRFVETATHRIIRNRQWLLITALEEEDAPVVVIEKGQSQVKCKEGQLQLRAVTLPHISASLNIACLDAKQVQYPLILRRWKQGDYFYPLGMIRKKKLSRFFIDQKLSLPQKEKVWVLESGKRIVWVVGMRIDNRFKITDSTKEMLLLEWTALP from the coding sequence ATGCAGCAAACTATACTTACTTCATTCAAATCATATGTATCGCAGGAGCAACTGTTTGATACCTCACAACCAATACTGCTGGCAGTAAGTGGAGGCATTGATTCTGTAGTCCTGACCCATTTATTCAGCAAGGCAGACTTTTCCTTTGCCATAGCTCATTGTAATTTTCAGCTGAGGGGGGAGGAGTCTTTACGGGATGAGCATTTTGTGCAGCAACTGGCGCTACGGTATCAGGTGCCGTTCTATACAGTCAGATTTGATACCCATGACTATACGACAGCACATAAGGTGTCTGTGCAGGTAGCAGCGCGGGAGCTGCGATATAAATGGCTGGAGGAAATCCGCCAGCAGCAGGGGTACCATTTTATTGCCACAGCTCATCATATGCAGGACAATGTAGAAACTGTACTGATGAATTTTTGTAAGGGAACGGGCATTGCAGGCATGCATGGCATCCTGCCTCGTCAGGGGCATATTATCCGTCCACTCCTGTTTACGCAAAAAGAAGTGCTCCTGGATTATGGAAAAGCAGAACAATTGGATTATGTAGAAGATAGTTCCAATACTACGGATAAATACACACGTAATTTCTTCAGGCACCAGGTGATTCCGCAGATACAGTCCGCTTTTCCCGGAGCGGTAACTAATATGGCAGGGACAATTCACCGGCTGAAAGAGGCGGAAATACTGTATCAACAGGCCGTTGTCGTGCATAAGAAGCGGTTGTTAGTAAAGAAAGACAATACCTGGATGATACCTGTACTGAAGTTGCAGAAAACAATACCGCTGCAGACGATTGCTTATGAGATTTTCCGGGAGTTTAGCTGTAGCCCATCACAGACGGAACAGGTGCTGGCTTTATTGGGTAGTGAATCTGGCCGGTTTGTTGAAACGGCTACCCATCGTATTATCCGTAATCGCCAATGGTTGCTGATCACCGCATTGGAGGAGGAAGATGCCCCTGTGGTTGTAATAGAAAAAGGACAGTCACAGGTAAAATGCAAAGAAGGGCAACTGCAGCTCAGAGCGGTGACTTTACCTCATATCAGCGCTTCTTTAAATATAGCTTGTCTGGACGCAAAACAGGTACAGTATCCGCTGATATTGCGTCGCTGGAAACAGGGCGATTATTTTTATCCATTGGGGATGATCCGTAAGAAAAAACTAAGTCGTTTTTTTATTGATCAGAAGCTATCACTCCCACAAAAAGAAAAAGTATGGGTACTGGAATCAGGAAAACGTATCGTGTGGGTAGTGGGGATGAGAATTGATAACCGGTTTAAGATCACTGACAGTACAAAAGAGATGTTGTTGCTGGAATGGACAGCATTGCCATAG
- a CDS encoding AraC family transcriptional regulator gives MITIYHDNPRITERSKVRQSACITIKEDTKLDDEVSLLTIQKGKYAVGHFEITAAMFPKAWEDVIVWVKTNGYKLGDRDYFEVYLNDSRTHPEQKFLVDICVPVE, from the coding sequence GTGATAACTATTTATCATGACAACCCCAGGATAACAGAAAGATCTAAAGTAAGACAAAGTGCGTGCATTACTATAAAAGAAGATACTAAATTGGACGATGAAGTTAGTCTGCTTACGATTCAGAAAGGCAAATATGCTGTGGGGCATTTTGAAATCACAGCAGCCATGTTCCCGAAAGCATGGGAAGACGTAATTGTATGGGTAAAAACCAATGGCTATAAATTGGGGGATCGGGACTATTTTGAGGTATACCTCAATGATAGCAGGACTCATCCTGAACAGAAATTCCTAGTTGATATTTGTGTGCCTGTTGAATAA
- a CDS encoding tetratricopeptide repeat protein: protein MERINKLKEFLQGSPDDSFLKHALALEYIKLNDDAAARVLFEEVLAHEPEYVGSYYHLGKLLERAGETTAAISVYEKGMEIAKGLKDMHAYNELQAAHEDLVY from the coding sequence ATGGAAAGAATAAATAAGTTAAAAGAATTTTTACAGGGCAGTCCTGATGATAGCTTTTTAAAACATGCACTGGCATTGGAATACATAAAGCTGAACGATGATGCTGCTGCACGTGTATTATTTGAAGAAGTATTGGCACATGAACCGGAATACGTAGGATCTTATTATCATTTGGGTAAATTACTGGAACGTGCAGGAGAAACCACAGCAGCCATCAGTGTGTATGAAAAAGGGATGGAGATAGCAAAAGGACTTAAAGATATGCATGCCTACAATGAACTGCAGGCGGCCCATGAAGATCTTGTCTATTAA
- a CDS encoding helix-turn-helix domain-containing protein, whose amino-acid sequence MKGKQMSNETRNNYINRIIVVINFIEKNLEQELSLKCLSKMACFSPFPFHRSFLAITGETLNAFITRKRIEKIAALLLTGTRDHLTDLAFKYGFNSANSFSRAFKKFYGVTPTAFTENFSKIGIAVLTYEKYICSINHMKSK is encoded by the coding sequence ATGAAAGGCAAGCAAATGTCTAATGAAACAAGAAACAATTATATCAATAGAATAATTGTTGTAATTAATTTCATAGAGAAGAACCTGGAGCAAGAATTATCTTTAAAGTGTTTATCTAAAATGGCATGCTTTTCCCCTTTTCCTTTTCACAGAAGTTTCCTGGCTATTACAGGTGAAACACTAAATGCTTTCATTACCAGGAAAAGAATAGAAAAGATTGCCGCACTACTTCTTACGGGTACCCGTGATCACTTAACTGACTTAGCCTTTAAGTATGGCTTTAACAGTGCCAACTCTTTTTCACGAGCCTTTAAGAAGTTTTATGGCGTTACCCCAACAGCATTTACAGAGAACTTTAGCAAGATTGGTATAGCCGTATTGACTTATGAAAAATACATTTGCAGCATTAATCACATGAAAAGCAAATGA
- a CDS encoding electron transfer flavoprotein subunit alpha/FixB family protein has translation MSVLIFADQVQGKIKKAAFEAVQYGAKVAQQLGTEAYAIVLGTADNAELAALGNYGAKKVLQVADARLNEVESGVYAKVIAAAADQEGANVVIFPNNFDGKAVAPRVAARLKAGLVAGAVSLPDTTNGFVVKKNVFSGKAFANVNITAEKKVISLMPNSFELEKGDATATIQPFAPALNDSDFKVKVTSVETVSGEVPLTEAEIIVSGGRGLKGPENWGLVEDLAKALGAGTACSRPVADSGWRPHHEHVGQTGLTIRPNLYIAIGISGAIQHLAGVNGSKVIVVINKDPEAPFFKAADYGIVGDAFEVVPKLTAAVNKLKQS, from the coding sequence ATGTCTGTTTTAATATTTGCCGATCAGGTTCAGGGGAAAATCAAAAAAGCTGCTTTTGAGGCAGTACAATATGGTGCTAAGGTGGCACAACAATTGGGTACAGAAGCATATGCCATCGTGTTAGGTACAGCAGACAATGCAGAATTGGCTGCATTGGGCAACTATGGTGCTAAGAAGGTACTGCAGGTAGCTGATGCCAGGCTGAATGAAGTAGAAAGCGGCGTTTATGCGAAAGTAATAGCAGCTGCTGCTGATCAGGAAGGAGCTAATGTGGTGATCTTCCCCAATAACTTTGACGGGAAAGCCGTAGCGCCGCGTGTAGCGGCCAGGTTAAAGGCAGGATTAGTGGCAGGGGCAGTATCCCTCCCGGATACAACAAATGGGTTTGTTGTTAAGAAAAATGTATTTTCTGGCAAAGCATTTGCCAACGTGAATATTACTGCTGAAAAGAAAGTGATTTCTTTAATGCCTAATTCCTTTGAATTGGAAAAGGGGGATGCAACCGCTACTATACAACCTTTTGCTCCGGCCTTAAATGATAGTGATTTTAAGGTGAAAGTAACGAGTGTGGAAACAGTAAGCGGAGAAGTACCACTTACAGAAGCAGAGATCATCGTGAGTGGTGGCCGCGGACTGAAAGGCCCTGAAAACTGGGGTTTGGTAGAAGATCTGGCCAAAGCGCTCGGCGCAGGTACCGCCTGTTCCCGCCCCGTGGCCGACTCCGGATGGCGCCCTCACCATGAGCACGTAGGACAAACAGGCCTTACCATCAGGCCCAATCTTTACATTGCTATAGGTATTTCCGGTGCTATTCAACATCTGGCCGGTGTAAACGGTAGCAAAGTAATTGTAGTCATCAACAAGGATCCGGAAGCGCCTTTCTTCAAAGCTGCCGATTACGGAATTGTCGGGGATGCCTTTGAAGTGGTACCCAAACTGACTGCCGCAGTGAATAAGCTGAAACAATCTTAA
- the rplT gene encoding 50S ribosomal protein L20, producing MPRSVNAVASRARRKKILKQAKGFYGKRKNVYTVAKNVLEKGLTYSYVGRKLKKRNYRQLWIARINAAVRAEGITYSEFIHKLSEKSIDLNRKVLADLAMNEPATFKSLVASVK from the coding sequence ATGCCTCGTTCAGTAAATGCAGTAGCTTCCAGAGCCCGCAGGAAGAAGATATTAAAGCAGGCCAAAGGGTTTTACGGCAAAAGAAAAAATGTATACACCGTAGCCAAGAACGTCCTGGAAAAAGGGCTTACCTATAGTTATGTAGGTCGGAAATTAAAGAAAAGAAACTACCGTCAGTTGTGGATTGCACGTATCAATGCTGCTGTAAGAGCAGAAGGGATTACGTATTCTGAATTCATTCATAAATTGTCCGAAAAGAGTATCGATCTTAACAGAAAGGTATTGGCTGATCTGGCAATGAACGAACCAGCTACTTTCAAGAGTCTGGTAGCTTCTGTTAAATAG
- a CDS encoding rhomboid family intramembrane serine protease, with protein sequence MTLSIAIIILTCLVSITSFSRHNSIDELSMWPYMVKEKNQYYRFITSGFVHADYMHLAFNMITLFFFGRYIEVMFQQLFGGKLYFLLFYIIALIASDIPCYIKNRNNPGYRSIGASGAVSAVLFAFILVQPWTKIYIFFLPLPAIIYGVLFLGYSAYMAKRGGDGINHDAHFWGAVVGVLFPLALKPGLAGYFLHQLTNFN encoded by the coding sequence ATGACATTAAGCATTGCTATTATTATACTTACCTGCCTGGTCTCTATCACTTCTTTCAGCCGGCACAACAGTATTGATGAATTAAGTATGTGGCCTTACATGGTAAAGGAGAAAAACCAATACTACCGTTTTATCACTTCAGGCTTTGTGCATGCAGATTATATGCACCTTGCTTTTAACATGATTACGCTATTCTTTTTTGGCAGATATATCGAGGTAATGTTTCAACAATTATTTGGCGGAAAATTATATTTTCTGCTCTTCTATATCATTGCATTAATCGCTTCTGATATCCCCTGCTATATTAAAAACAGGAATAATCCGGGATATCGTTCTATTGGTGCATCGGGGGCCGTTTCGGCTGTGCTGTTTGCTTTTATACTGGTACAGCCCTGGACAAAAATTTATATCTTCTTCCTCCCCTTACCCGCTATTATCTATGGCGTTTTATTCCTGGGATATTCTGCCTACATGGCAAAACGTGGCGGAGATGGCATTAATCACGATGCCCACTTTTGGGGTGCTGTGGTAGGCGTGCTATTTCCACTGGCATTAAAACCTGGACTGGCAGGTTATTTTCTCCACCAACTTACCAATTTCAACTGA
- the rpmI gene encoding 50S ribosomal protein L35, with the protein MPKVKTHSRAKKTFKVTGSGQIKRYKAFKSHLLTKKATKRKRSLRGSTLVGPANLNLVKRMLCLR; encoded by the coding sequence ATGCCCAAAGTAAAGACACATTCCCGTGCTAAAAAGACGTTTAAGGTGACCGGGAGCGGACAGATTAAGCGGTATAAAGCTTTTAAAAGTCACTTATTGACTAAAAAAGCTACCAAAAGAAAACGTAGCCTGAGAGGGAGCACCTTGGTTGGCCCAGCTAACCTGAACCTGGTAAAGAGAATGCTCTGTCTCCGCTAA
- a CDS encoding electron transfer flavoprotein subunit beta/FixA family protein: MKILVCISKTPDTTAKIAFTDNNTKFNEAGVQFIINPYDEWYALVRALELKESLGATVHLITVGGADCDPVIRKALALGGDEAFRVDADSQDSYYIAAQIAEHAKAQAYDIIFTGKETIDYNGAGIGGMVAELLDLPYVSIAAKFDLNGTVATINREIEGGEEICTVNLPVVVSCQKGMAEARIPNMRGIMAARTKPLTVVTPAAADTLTSIVSFELPPAKAGVKMISPDNVEELVKLLHDEAKVI, from the coding sequence ATGAAGATTTTAGTTTGTATCAGTAAAACTCCGGACACTACTGCAAAAATAGCTTTCACGGACAATAACACGAAATTCAACGAAGCTGGGGTACAGTTTATTATCAATCCCTATGATGAATGGTATGCATTGGTACGTGCGCTGGAGCTGAAAGAAAGCCTGGGAGCCACCGTACATCTTATAACAGTGGGTGGTGCTGATTGTGATCCTGTAATCCGCAAAGCACTGGCCCTGGGTGGGGATGAGGCGTTCAGGGTAGATGCCGATAGCCAGGACAGTTATTACATTGCAGCGCAGATAGCGGAGCATGCTAAGGCACAGGCATACGATATTATTTTTACAGGTAAAGAGACCATTGATTATAATGGTGCCGGTATTGGTGGTATGGTGGCTGAATTGCTGGACCTGCCCTACGTATCCATTGCAGCTAAATTTGACTTAAATGGTACGGTGGCCACTATTAACCGTGAGATAGAAGGAGGAGAAGAAATATGCACAGTCAACCTGCCTGTCGTAGTTTCCTGTCAGAAAGGGATGGCAGAAGCCCGGATTCCTAATATGAGAGGGATTATGGCTGCCAGAACCAAACCACTGACAGTGGTAACACCAGCAGCAGCAGACACCCTGACCAGTATTGTGAGCTTTGAATTACCGCCTGCCAAAGCAGGTGTTAAAATGATCAGCCCGGATAATGTAGAGGAGCTGGTTAAACTGCTGCATGATGAAGCAAAAGTGATTTAA
- a CDS encoding bifunctional nuclease family protein: protein MRKIELEIVALSHSITQTHSYAVVLGEVNGLRRLPIVIGGFEAQAIAVALEKMQPSRPLTHDLMKNFMNAFNVDLHEVVISNLQEGIFYSKLICSSNEETIEIDSRTSDALALAVRFGCPIYTFENILNSAGILLDDPAGKKSGKPITPTISEHEKGAEDDLKGMSLEDLDQLLHDVLEQEDYIRAIAIRDEINSRKSK from the coding sequence ATGAGAAAAATAGAACTGGAAATAGTTGCTTTATCGCACAGCATTACGCAAACACATTCATATGCCGTGGTACTGGGAGAAGTTAATGGACTACGCCGGTTACCCATAGTAATTGGAGGCTTTGAAGCACAGGCTATTGCTGTAGCGCTGGAGAAAATGCAACCCAGCCGCCCTCTTACACATGACCTGATGAAGAATTTTATGAATGCCTTTAATGTAGACCTCCATGAAGTGGTTATCAGTAATCTGCAGGAAGGTATCTTTTACTCCAAACTCATCTGCTCCAGCAATGAGGAGACCATTGAAATAGACTCACGTACTTCTGATGCCCTGGCATTGGCCGTACGGTTTGGCTGCCCCATTTATACTTTTGAAAATATCCTGAATAGTGCAGGCATTTTACTGGATGATCCTGCCGGTAAAAAAAGCGGTAAGCCTATTACCCCTACTATCTCTGAGCATGAAAAAGGTGCGGAAGACGACCTGAAAGGCATGAGCCTGGAAGACCTGGACCAGCTGCTGCATGATGTACTGGAACAGGAAGATTACATCAGGGCTATTGCTATCCGTGACGAAATCAACAGCCGAAAGAGCAAATAG
- a CDS encoding 23S rRNA (pseudouridine(1915)-N(3))-methyltransferase RlmH, whose protein sequence is MKIQLWSIGKENDPYIREGIALYQKRLQHYVDFELKLIPTVKQAGSLSVPELKKQEARIIMDMLQPADYLLALDEHGKMMTTVQFSDFLQQRTNASTRQLIILIGGAFGLDPSLLQRAQLQLSLSPLTFPHQLVRLIMTEQLYRAYTVLNREKYHHQ, encoded by the coding sequence ATGAAAATTCAACTCTGGAGCATTGGAAAAGAAAATGACCCTTATATCAGGGAGGGTATTGCACTATATCAAAAGCGTTTGCAGCACTATGTAGATTTTGAGTTGAAACTTATTCCTACAGTAAAACAGGCTGGCAGTCTCTCTGTACCAGAGCTGAAAAAGCAGGAAGCCAGGATCATTATGGATATGTTGCAACCAGCAGATTATCTGCTGGCCCTGGATGAACATGGTAAGATGATGACAACCGTACAATTTTCCGATTTTTTGCAACAGCGTACCAATGCCAGTACCCGGCAGTTGATTATATTAATTGGTGGTGCTTTTGGTCTTGATCCCAGTCTGTTGCAACGGGCACAGCTGCAGTTGTCGCTCTCTCCCCTTACCTTTCCTCATCAACTGGTAAGACTTATTATGACAGAACAACTCTATCGTGCATATACGGTATTGAACAGGGAAAAATATCACCACCAATAG
- the ispE gene encoding 4-(cytidine 5'-diphospho)-2-C-methyl-D-erythritol kinase, whose translation MPTGVTFPGPFCTMIVFPNCKINLGLHITRKRADGFHDLETIFYPLPVTDALEVISPGTLQFSRSGIAVPGNDNDNLCLKAYRLLQQDYPTLPPVNIHLHKNIPIGAGLGGGSADAAFMLQLLNNKFQLSIPDEQLITYAAILGSDCPFFIRNTPCYATGRGELLTPITLDLGKYSFLLIHPGIHVNTGWAFSQITPRQPEQALLSSIQQPVTAWKNLIYNDFEEVVAAAHPVLADIKSSMYANGALYAAMSGSGSAMVGIFPKNKIAGILWDASYLVFKII comes from the coding sequence ATGCCCACCGGAGTTACGTTTCCCGGACCATTTTGCACTATGATCGTTTTTCCCAATTGTAAAATAAATCTGGGGTTGCACATTACCCGTAAAAGGGCAGATGGTTTTCATGACCTGGAAACAATATTCTATCCATTACCGGTTACAGATGCTCTGGAAGTAATATCACCAGGTACCCTGCAATTCAGCAGGAGTGGTATAGCCGTACCTGGTAATGACAATGATAACCTGTGCCTGAAAGCATACCGCTTATTGCAACAGGACTATCCAACACTCCCTCCTGTTAACATACATTTGCACAAAAATATACCTATAGGGGCAGGCTTAGGTGGCGGTTCTGCAGATGCTGCTTTTATGCTGCAATTGCTGAACAATAAGTTCCAGCTGAGCATTCCGGACGAACAGCTGATTACATATGCTGCAATATTGGGCAGTGATTGCCCCTTTTTCATTAGAAATACTCCCTGTTACGCAACCGGCCGGGGGGAGCTTCTCACCCCTATCACACTGGATCTCGGGAAATATTCCTTTTTATTGATCCATCCAGGTATTCATGTAAATACCGGCTGGGCTTTTTCACAGATAACACCCAGGCAACCTGAACAGGCACTCCTGAGCAGCATTCAGCAACCTGTAACAGCATGGAAGAACCTGATTTACAATGATTTTGAAGAGGTGGTAGCTGCTGCACATCCAGTGTTGGCGGATATCAAATCAAGCATGTATGCTAATGGAGCATTATATGCAGCTATGAGTGGCAGTGGGTCTGCCATGGTGGGGATCTTTCCGAAAAACAAAATAGCCGGCATCTTGTGGGATGCCAGCTACCTGGTATTTAAAATAATATAA